cgtgaatcatttctttttgttctccACTAAGCTCTGTAGAGTTGCTAACAGTCCGTCCACATCATTCGCATGCTCATTCGTCAACAGCAGATCCCACGAACTGTAGTTGTCCAGATCGCACTCCGACTGTACGTCATCTATGCCCGGTTGAAATTGCCACCCGCGTCCAGCACGCACCGCTTCGCTCGTCTCAATTCGCACCGTTCGTATCCGTTCAGATCCGTACGTTTCCTGGAAGTAGCGCACATCGGTCTGTCGCCGTACGTCACTCACGATGCAGATGCTGCGGTCGATTGAGGTACAGGCCGCTCGACAAAACACACCGTAATCTTCCTGCCGACGTGCATCGCTCCACTCGATCATCTCCTTACGGTATCGCTCTTTGTACGCGCCGTCACCAAGCAGCTCGCTTAAGTCCAAACCCTTCCAGTCAGCCCAGTGCCGCTTGATCGGTTCTGAGATCCGTATAATTTGTGCTTCTTGCGTACCGAGcctaaaaataatgataataaaaccCATGAGCTCGGAATAAACGCGATCAAATAGATGTTCTCGTACCTCTTCAGCAGCGCATCCGCCAGGAAATCTTTGCCGCATTTCCGTTTTCCACTCAGCAAAAGTATAACTCTCGGTACGGTACCCGGTAAATTATCCATAGTGATGCTTTATGTTGCGGATTATTCTTACCCAAAAGGGGGACGCTTTCTCCAACGGAATTGAAGCTCGCCACAGCACACCCAACGGGAGGTGGTAGTGCTGTCATGTTGTGACAGATCCCCAGCGGCCTGTCTAAATATTTACAACTCCAAATAAAACGAACAGTAAAACTCATTTAATGCAGGAAACCTTTTCCAAGTTTGTTGTCTAAATTGTAAACGATGAACAATTTACAACTACACTTCATGCACAGCTACAATAAATCACTAATAAGTTGAATGCAAATCACAAACAGACAAGAATTTGATTTCTGGCGGAACTTTCAAAATTGTCTCTTCTTTTTGAAAAGAATGCAGGGTTGGTCATACAAAACGAATACAGGTAGTAGGCGAAATACGCGGTACCTTCTACACGTGGATTCGAGGGTACAGTCAATACCCCAGTTCCGCTACAACAGCGTATCGCGGTTCGATACTTATTTGTCCTGCTTACTAATACCTTCGCTCGAGGCAAATTTCAATGAATTTCTTCGTTTTTAGCTTTGGGTAGGacacaaatttgcaaaacgcCACCGAACATATGATGATATCTTATGTGTCTTTTCTAGGTCAAATCGACGCTAAAACACAACGGTTTGCTGGTGCACCGTGCAAAGGGTGTAAACCCCTCGACTCAGCTGATATAAACCCACATCAGACAGGTCGAACAGAGGCAGATTGACGGTCCTGACGGCGCAGTCTTATTTCCCAGCACGAAAATGGCTGAGTTGTGAGCGTTGCTCTTTTAGCAATATTTCCGGTCGATTCCAATGGTTCCTTTTACACGCCGAGCATCTTCTTGAACGTTTCGTATCCCCGTTGCGCATTGGACGCAGATTTTTCTCACTACTCGGTCAGCACATCACCAATGCAAGTGTTCCTGCCGAATGTAATTTAAAGGGAACAAAAGGGCAGACGAACGTACCACGGAATCTCGAACGGGGAAGAGAAAATCGTGCCAATCGAAAATACTGCATAGCAGCTTAAAGCAGAAAAGTCCGTGGCCGTGGTGATTGGCAGCAAACCCTAGATTCCTGTCCAGAAACAGTGAAAGGATACGCACATGCCGTGCAGGTTCCAGGTCACACGATTCGATCGTTGACTGCAAAAGGGGAAGGATTGCAATAGACGGGAAGGTGTATAGTGCCTGTTAACCTGTTAAGTATCATCTACTTGTTAAGTGAACttcgcacacacaaacggaaTGCAACGCCAAACCCCAATCACGCCTAGTAAGTACTAACCTGCGGAGGGTTtcacataattttcaattgttttatttttctttctctctgaGCTATTAGAGGATTCTGTTATTCATTGAAACCACTTCCTGCACTTACAATTGAAGGAATTTGTACGCCCCCGGGAAGGAATGTTCGTCCCCAAAAGTAATGAAACGTTTTCGACGTGCACGGTACGGTTCCGTATTGATTCtatatccttttttgttatgtGATGCATAATCTGCTATCCTTAGATTGGCAAGGATATACATTTGCTAGTCAAAGGATATTATGACTACTACCGTACCCCACGGAtatcgtggaatgatttgtggTACAACACAATCTCTTTCTAGGTATTTCCGACATCTCCAAACGAGCATTTATGTTGAATTTGTATGAGTCATGCAGCGTTACAAGACGATGAACTCACGAAGCGATCattgattaatttgtttgaCCTATACATCGCTGATTGCATTTTAATGGAGAGACGATTCCAGTCGTTCAAGATTGATAACAATGAAGCGTGCTTTGAAAGTTTGGTGTAAGCataaattttatataatttttgttctttttgtgaAACAAGTTATAGGTCCTAAACATCTATTAATTATCACTCAAACGAAGCTCTACATGCCTGAAAGTGGCAGCATATCCCATTAATTAAGTTgcaataatgatttttttctgtacgtCAATTAACAACGCAAGGACTGATCTTAATCTACTCTTTAATGAATGTGCGATTATCgagagaaaaacgaaaagattGTTTACTGTTGTGcgcattttatttgtttagatAGAAATTCGTCAAAActacagtttttttcttcactattTCAGAACGACCATCTATCAACGCCTAGAGTGccgttttatttcttcgttGTGAAAATTATCAAATAACAAAACCGAGAGTAATATTAAGGGATAATCACTTCTGCGTATAGTTGGGATAAGTGTAAATTGACGATCTAGCCAGGCGCAGCAAAGAGCTCTTACGCACCTTACTGTCCTGTCCAGTCACCCAATAACGACTGTTGCCACTTGATGCATAGCACCTCTCAAGGAGGTAGTATGGCTGCTACTCTACTACAGCAGAAAACCTTCATGAACGGTCTCGCTGGCGGTTCGTCCAGCAGTTCTGGCACCGGCAATACGGATGGAAGCGTCAGCAATCCGGCAGTGGCTAACACCGGTACCTCCACGGCTATAGTAGGCACACCGTCGGCAGGTGGTGGTGTCGGTATAGTGAAAACGTTTCTGCCCGTTTCGAAGACGCTCATTCATCACCTGCTGCCTAATCATACGCTGCCAACAGACCATCACAATTCCAGTGGTACGCTGGTGCATCGCGGCAACAATGCCACCGGCGCATTCGTCGTTGTGGCTGCACCAACACTCGATAACATAAGCAACAATCATCACAGAACTGAGCAATATCGAACAAATCGTGGTACGACTAGTGTAAGTACATTTAACATTCTATCACCGAGCGGCTGTGAAGATCCACCCGCCAGTGCGCTGGATGAGATCTTCAGTCCTTTACCTCGTGCGGTAGAATCAACCGCGCAGCCTTTGGAAATCGATAACGATTGTGTGTGGGACGCAATTGAACCTCCAGCGCCCGTTGGACAGCAACAaaccaccgcaccaaccaATCATGCCTCAATCAACTCGCACCACGAGATGGACAGTTTACACGGCGATTTGCATAATGTCGACGAAAGGGAATTGATGGGGAGTTCAGGAAATCCAGACGGATCAGCAGTCTGTCCAATTTTGCCTACTGAGCAAACAGAACGTTCCGAAACAAAGACCGAACTAATGCCAGCCGTGGTGGAAGCCGGTGAAGAACAGGACCCCGAACCGGAGCCGGAAATAGATATTGTCATCAACAATGTAGTTTGCTCGTTTAGTGTTCGCTGTCATCTAAACCTGCACGACATCGCACTCAATGGTGATAATGTTGAGTTTCGGCGTGAGAACGGcatggtgacaatgaaattgcggCGCCCATACACGACTGCCTCGATCTGGTCTTCAGGGAAGATCACTTGCACGGGCGCAACATCTGAAGATCAGGTATGCTAATCGAAAATTCTTCCACGACACACAGACACCGCTCTTCTCCTTTCCCCAAGTAGTCGCTCCGGTTCAGGGGCCATAACATTCTGCTCAAGGCTTCCGAAATGCTTGGCCCGCCACTGATGCTCacggatatttttttttgtatttcaggCCAAAGTTGCAGCACGTCGGTATTCGCGTTGTCTGCAAAAGCTCGGTTTTAACGTGCGGTTGCGGAATTTTCGTATCGTCAACGTACTCGGCACTTGTGCCATGCCGTGGGGTATCAAAATTGTCAACTTCTCAGAGAAGTACAAAAAAGACGCTAGTTACGAGCCGGAGCTGCATCCCGGTGTCACgtacaagctgcattcgccaCGTGCCACGCTGAAGATATTTTCCACTGGAAGTATCACCGTTACCGGTAAGTGTGTCTAACAACGCAGTATGCTTGAATTAGAAAACATAAAGTTTATGCCACTTTGGCCGCATCAGTTAAAATTGAGcttcaaatattaaattaagaCGAGTACAAAAAATGATATCATGAAATTCGAATTAttcacaaaatattaaaacataaccTGCTTTTTTACTAGTATTTTACTTAATAAAACTTTTGAGAGCATTGTAAATTTTCATGTTAAAACGATTTATAAATCCGGTCAAAGTGGCActtctctaacgatggtcgtTATGAACTTAAATaattgttataattttaaCATTAGTTAGAACCTTAAAATCTTTAGCTTAAATAGTAAAACTACTTGGAGTGAACTCTTACGCAAAGATGCTAAGCAGAAGAACCATTACAACAGACACTTACTAGCTTAGCTGCACGTTAGCTGATAATAACCACTTTCATAATTTTCCACAGCTGCCAGTGTGGCGTTTGTGCAATCAGCAATAGAGCACATTTTCCCGCTGGTGTATGAATTCCGCAAAAAGCGTACTCCACACGAACGGCTTGAACTGCTCAAACAGCCGCCCGTCTTCGATCCGAAGGACTTTGATCTACCGGAAGACTGCGATCTCGATCCGGCTGGTGCAACGTGCCGAGCACCGCTGGAGGACGAGCAGGAACAGCTCGGCACGTCGGAAGATTATGAAATGCGGCAGGAAGATACTGCTGGCAGCAGAAATGGTAACACCAAAGCAATAGACAAAAGCAATAGTATTAGGACAGAGTGTGCTGTAAAAGGGGGGCAACGTTTTGCGCGCTAAAGCTGTGCAGGCAGGAACCATTTCGCCTGCTCCCAATCCAAATTTTGTAGTTGAATCACAAGACGAGATCATTATTCTACTGATGCTCAGTGTCGCAGGTTTACCCTCCTACACACCTACACCGCGTACACGAAATTCTTTAAGAGAGTAATAATCTTTATCTCGGATCTTCCattacacacacccacccttcggtaaaacaaaactaaaccctaaactttttatctctctttctctcttattctctctatctcttacATTTACCCTTATTACATACTCATGATAGAAGGCTGCGCTTCAGGCCTGGACAGGTTAAGCCGGAGcaatgtagttttttttcgtttttaatttgtaCCATGCAAAGACCAGTACCTTTGTACTGCAAAGCATCAGTTAACTTTTTAACGTCTGTTGCTTCTACGACCCAGTTATATCTGGTGGAAATTATGTTTAGTGAAGGGCCCGAGGGTGcatcatttaattttcctatttccatttttttgtgtatttatcAAAACATAGAACAAAATATCGTGAATTCATGCAGTATAACAGCTGCAAATAGAGTTTTGTTTCCGGATTGCTTTAACCGGAGTCGTTTGTTTAAGTAAACCAATTTAATAAGAGACAGCGTTTCTTAAGAAAAAGGGCTACACTGCCATTTGCCTTTTGCCGGTGAACAACTGGCGTGAGTCGGTACTAATTTTACTATCCCGCTTTATATACTCATAGGTGCGATATTAACAAATATTTACGTTAACCTTTGTATAGGCGATAGACTTTTCCGCGTTTTTTTCCAGTGTTACTGGTACACCGTGGATAACCATTTAACTGTTaaataagaaattaattttcaccttTCAAATCTATTTAGTAACCAAAATATGGGTTTCATTGATATCATTAATTTGGCCTTGTCCTTTATTTACGAATATTTcgatatttttattcaaattctaTCGACACTGGataacaaaattatattttctgttgtaaaaattttaaagttttttttttgtaatgaatGGGTATAGCATTATCAACTCGTTTTGCAAGCCTACTAGaagtgtaaaattattttagcaTAAAAAGACATTCAAAATATGGAATGGAATTAATGAAGAAACCCGCGGACAAGCCTATCATCCGTACCAAGCCTTACATTTAAGCGCGCAGAAATAGAACGCGAGCAGCGCATCACAAACTGCCTGAGAATGAGGTTTAACTAGTAAGTGAGAAGTAAGGGAATAATTTAGTTATAAATAGAGCTTTTAATGATAAATAGGCTTTAGCGTTACAAAAGTGCCCCGTAGTGTAAGgtcgtacaaaaaaaacccctgtaCAAATCCGCATCCATTCCGGTTGCGGTGTTCGGATATCCGCAATGCAAAAAGCAATAACCGTAACGGACAAACACATATTAGTTCCAGTTGGACCGTGTCATCATGTATGACGTGAAAA
This sequence is a window from Anopheles marshallii chromosome X, idAnoMarsDA_429_01, whole genome shotgun sequence. Protein-coding genes within it:
- the LOC128719023 gene encoding phosphomevalonate kinase, translating into MDNLPGTVPRVILLLSGKRKCGKDFLADALLKRLGTQEAQIIRISEPIKRHWADWKGLDLSELLGDGAYKERYRKEMIEWSDARRQEDYGVFCRAACTSIDRSICIVSDVRRQTDVRYFQETYGSERIRTVRIETSEAVRAGRGWQFQPGIDDVQSECDLDNYSSWDLLLTNEHANDVDGLLATLQSLVENKKK
- the LOC128713252 gene encoding TATA-box-binding protein-like, encoding MHSTSQGGSMAATLLQQKTFMNGLAGGSSSSSGTGNTDGSVSNPAVANTGTSTAIVGTPSAGGGVGIVKTFLPVSKTLIHHLLPNHTLPTDHHNSSGTLVHRGNNATGAFVVVAAPTLDNISNNHHRTEQYRTNRGTTSVSTFNILSPSGCEDPPASALDEIFSPLPRAVESTAQPLEIDNDCVWDAIEPPAPVGQQQTTAPTNHASINSHHEMDSLHGDLHNVDERELMGSSGNPDGSAVCPILPTEQTERSETKTELMPAVVEAGEEQDPEPEPEIDIVINNVVCSFSVRCHLNLHDIALNGDNVEFRRENGMVTMKLRRPYTTASIWSSGKITCTGATSEDQAKVAARRYSRCLQKLGFNVRLRNFRIVNVLGTCAMPWGIKIVNFSEKYKKDASYEPELHPGVTYKLHSPRATLKIFSTGSITVTAASVAFVQSAIEHIFPLVYEFRKKRTPHERLELLKQPPVFDPKDFDLPEDCDLDPAGATCRAPLEDEQEQLGTSEDYEMRQEDTAGSRNGNTKAIDKSNSIRTECAVKGGQRFAR